Below is a genomic region from Sulfitobacter sp. OXR-159.
CATTTTTGCCGAAGAAAACTGCCGCCCCGTCTTAATGCGCGGGTCTCAATGTGCGGGGGCCGACACCACATCAAGCAGGGTACGCCCACCATCAATGGTCATGATCTCACCGGTCATAAAGCCCGAGCTTTCAGCGGCGAGGAATTGCACCGCCTCGCAAAGCTCATTCGGCCCGGCGATACGGCCAAGCGGCGTGTGCGCGCGAATATCCTCGCGCCAGTCGCGGTTTTCGGCCACGGCGGCGCGCAGCGACGCGCTCATCACCGACCCGAAAGAGATCGCATTCACCCGTATCCGGTGCTGAGCCAGCACCAGCGCCAGAGAGCGGGTCATCTGCTGCACCGCCGCCGAGGCGATGGCATAGCCCATCATATCCGGTTGGTGGCGTTGTGCCGCGATGGAACTGAGGTTGATGATCGACCCCACCTGCCCCTCGGTCTGGCCCTCGGCCTGTTTTATCATCCGCCGCGCCACCTGCTGCGACAGTTGCAGCGCCGTCATCAGGTTCTGCTGCAACAGCGTATCAACCGATCCGTCTTCCACATCCAGCGGATCGGTCGGCAACACCTGCCGCGAGGCATTCACAAGGATATCGACCTGATCATAAGCGTCGATCGTGGCCGAGACGAGGTTGGCGATGGTCAGCCGCTGGCGTAGATCCCCGGCAAAAACGCGGACATTCCCGTCGTCCGGCGTGTCGCCCAGCTCTTCCATCAGCTTTTTCTCGTTAGAGTCGGCGCACATCACATTGGCGCCCCGGTCGGCCAGATGCCGCGCGATGGCAAGGCCAATGCCGTCTGCGGCACCTGTGATGATGGCTGTTTTGCCTGAGATCGAGAATGACATCGGGATACCCCCTTAAGGCTTAGCGGCGCCGGGTCAGCGGACGTGTGGCGTGGAACAGTTTGAACCGCGCATCGCCCCCAAGTTCCGCCACCTGTGCAAAGCGTTTCTTCAGTTCCGCCTCATAGGGCAGATGCCGGTTGGCCACCATCCACAGGTCGCCCTGCCCCGACAG
It encodes:
- a CDS encoding SDR family NAD(P)-dependent oxidoreductase, which produces MSFSISGKTAIITGAADGIGLAIARHLADRGANVMCADSNEKKLMEELGDTPDDGNVRVFAGDLRQRLTIANLVSATIDAYDQVDILVNASRQVLPTDPLDVEDGSVDTLLQQNLMTALQLSQQVARRMIKQAEGQTEGQVGSIINLSSIAAQRHQPDMMGYAIASAAVQQMTRSLALVLAQHRIRVNAISFGSVMSASLRAAVAENRDWREDIRAHTPLGRIAGPNELCEAVQFLAAESSGFMTGEIMTIDGGRTLLDVVSAPAH